From the genome of Candidatus Electrothrix communis, one region includes:
- a CDS encoding response regulator has translation MIETESLLQGDILIVDDSPENLQLLANILTENNFQVRGSNSGRYALKSIEKKIPDLILLDIKMPEMDGYEVCRQLKEAPSAADIPVIFISGLQDSESKIKGFEAGGVDYITKPFQAQEILARVQTHLSMSRMKHHLEEIVQERTAELQEVTEQIKAALKEKEVLLKEIHHRVKNNMAMMSSFLQFQIQQVTDPDALQRFIDTRSRIYTMALVHEKLYHTEDLKNINFKEFIQDLAESLIFSYTTFPHLITLNTTITDVSLNLDRAIPCGLIINELVSNALKHAFPNNRKGTITIGFDTDPKGKYVLTVSDDGVGLPQQMDIQQIESIGLKLVPLLSGQLDGEFVIEDKQDPSEGGPSFRIVFP, from the coding sequence ATGATAGAGACAGAGAGCCTGCTTCAAGGAGACATTCTGATTGTCGATGATTCCCCGGAAAATCTACAACTCCTTGCCAACATACTCACTGAAAATAATTTTCAGGTCAGAGGATCGAACAGCGGTCGTTATGCGCTGAAATCCATTGAAAAGAAAATCCCTGATCTTATTCTCCTTGATATTAAAATGCCTGAAATGGACGGCTATGAGGTATGCCGCCAACTCAAGGAAGCCCCCTCAGCTGCTGATATTCCGGTCATCTTTATCAGCGGGCTGCAGGACAGTGAAAGCAAGATCAAGGGGTTTGAAGCCGGTGGGGTCGACTATATCACCAAACCTTTCCAGGCTCAGGAGATACTGGCCAGAGTTCAGACCCATTTATCCATGAGCCGTATGAAGCACCATTTGGAGGAAATCGTCCAGGAACGGACTGCCGAGCTTCAGGAGGTCACAGAGCAAATCAAGGCTGCTCTCAAAGAGAAAGAAGTGCTGCTGAAAGAAATTCATCATCGGGTGAAAAATAATATGGCGATGATGTCCTCTTTTCTCCAGTTTCAAATTCAGCAGGTAACAGATCCTGACGCCTTACAGCGCTTTATTGACACGCGAAGCCGGATCTACACCATGGCTCTTGTCCATGAAAAGCTCTACCACACAGAAGATCTCAAAAATATAAATTTCAAAGAATTTATTCAGGATCTTGCAGAATCATTGATATTTTCCTATACGACTTTTCCTCACCTGATCACCCTGAACACAACCATCACGGATGTTTCACTGAATCTTGACCGAGCAATTCCCTGCGGGTTAATTATTAACGAGCTTGTGTCCAATGCCTTGAAACATGCCTTTCCTAATAATAGGAAGGGAACAATTACGATTGGTTTTGATACCGATCCGAAAGGGAAGTATGTCCTCACTGTCAGTGATGATGGGGTGGGCTTACCCCAGCAAATGGATATCCAACAAATTGAGTCCATCGGCTTAAAACTCGTTCCACTTTTATCAGGCCAACTTGATGGAGAATTCGTAATAGAAGACAAACAGGACCCTTCTGAAGGAGGACCTTCCTTCAGAATCGTCTTTCCTTAA
- the uvrC gene encoding excinuclease ABC subunit UvrC, translated as MHDLLSSSPPPLSDEYLKTVSHSPGVYQMLGRKEVLYVGKARDLRKRLSQYAHYCGSVHSKTAVMLSHVQRVETILTTTEKEALILEASLIKKHRPRYNVILRDDKNYPLIKVTVKDDWPRLHVTRRRLRDGNRYFGPYTSSSALRASLHLLYSMFPLRRCRIMTKRGRPCLNFQMKRCLAPCCDLVSQDKYQSMVDEMLLILEGKSREVVDRLQEKMRAAADRLAFEEAALYRDQINGLGKTLERQTVVAEHQLDQDIFGLARKNASVGIALLFVRAGMVSGAQTFFISDPLGEDDRILRETLFQYYSEQRQPPRELLLPIMPEDGDLVLERLRDLRQGAVDLHVPQRGKRMQLMQMAADNAQQIFAEQSKKEKSWETLARSLKKFLKLRNRPDTIECLDISNLAGKQPVGSLVCFMRGEKEPSRFRHYRIRQKDEPDDYAMMHEVLERRMETGLAKDNLPDVLLLDGGKGQLNIAVNVLARFDLLNRIDLVSIAKEKQEEGEKLFRPGRKNPVLLPGHSPALLYLMRIRDESHRFGITFHRKLRNKATLHSRLDALEGIGEKRKTLLLKKLGSYKRIMAATVDELAEVPGIGRKTAESVYRQLHEGE; from the coding sequence ATGCATGATCTCCTCTCTTCATCCCCTCCGCCACTATCGGACGAATACCTGAAAACAGTCAGCCATAGTCCGGGTGTCTACCAGATGCTGGGCAGGAAAGAGGTGCTGTATGTGGGTAAGGCTCGTGATTTGCGCAAGAGGTTGTCGCAATACGCCCATTATTGCGGCTCTGTTCATTCCAAAACCGCTGTGATGCTCTCCCACGTGCAGCGAGTAGAAACTATCCTCACCACCACGGAAAAAGAGGCCCTGATCCTTGAGGCTTCGCTGATTAAAAAACACCGGCCCCGCTATAATGTCATTCTCCGGGATGATAAGAATTATCCCCTGATCAAGGTGACTGTCAAAGATGACTGGCCTCGCCTGCACGTTACCCGTCGGCGGCTTCGGGACGGTAACCGCTACTTCGGTCCCTACACGTCAAGCTCAGCCCTGCGGGCCTCCTTGCATCTTTTGTATTCCATGTTTCCCCTGCGTCGCTGTCGGATCATGACCAAACGCGGACGCCCCTGTCTCAATTTTCAGATGAAACGCTGCTTGGCCCCTTGCTGCGACTTGGTAAGCCAAGATAAATATCAATCCATGGTTGATGAGATGCTTCTGATCCTGGAAGGAAAGAGCCGAGAGGTGGTGGATCGTCTCCAAGAAAAGATGCGAGCTGCTGCTGACCGATTGGCCTTTGAAGAGGCTGCCCTTTACCGGGATCAGATCAACGGACTGGGCAAGACGCTGGAGCGCCAGACCGTGGTTGCCGAGCATCAGCTGGATCAGGATATCTTCGGGCTTGCCCGCAAAAATGCTTCAGTGGGCATTGCTCTTCTCTTTGTTCGGGCAGGGATGGTCAGCGGAGCCCAGACCTTTTTTATCAGCGATCCTCTGGGCGAGGATGACCGCATCCTGCGCGAAACCCTTTTTCAGTACTACTCTGAGCAACGGCAGCCGCCTCGCGAACTCCTCTTGCCCATTATGCCGGAAGATGGGGATTTAGTTCTGGAGCGACTTCGTGATCTGCGCCAAGGCGCAGTGGATCTGCACGTCCCTCAACGGGGCAAACGCATGCAGCTTATGCAGATGGCAGCGGATAATGCCCAGCAGATCTTTGCGGAACAGAGTAAAAAAGAAAAATCCTGGGAAACCTTAGCGCGGTCCCTGAAGAAATTCCTTAAGCTCCGTAACCGTCCCGATACCATTGAATGCCTTGATATATCCAACCTGGCAGGTAAACAGCCTGTGGGCTCCTTGGTCTGCTTTATGCGCGGCGAGAAAGAACCATCGCGCTTTCGCCATTATCGGATTCGCCAAAAAGATGAGCCGGATGACTATGCCATGATGCATGAGGTGCTGGAGCGTCGGATGGAAACCGGGTTGGCAAAGGATAATCTGCCTGATGTCCTGCTGTTGGACGGTGGTAAGGGACAGCTCAATATTGCGGTCAATGTTCTGGCCCGTTTTGATTTGCTCAACCGGATTGACTTGGTGTCCATTGCCAAAGAAAAGCAGGAAGAAGGGGAAAAGCTCTTTCGACCAGGAAGAAAGAACCCCGTTCTTTTGCCGGGCCATTCTCCAGCCTTGCTCTATTTAATGCGGATTCGTGATGAATCCCATCGTTTCGGCATCACCTTTCATCGTAAGCTGCGCAATAAGGCGACCTTGCATTCACGGCTTGATGCTCTGGAAGGGATAGGGGAAAAACGAAAGACCCTCTTATTGAAAAAGCTGGGCAGCTATAAACGGATTATGGCAGCGACCGTTGATGAATTGGCCGAAGTTCCTGGGATTGGAAGGAAAACCGCAGAGTCCGTGTATCGGCAGCTGCATGAGGGGGAGTAG
- a CDS encoding 3-deoxy-7-phosphoheptulonate synthase class II → MTTANNWSKSSWRSLPVLQQPNWPDEKELNSILQTISDLPPLVFAGEIRDLKSKLAKAVQGEAFLLQGGDCSEEFCRCTAPNIRDTLKVLLQMAVTLTYAGEKPVIKVGRIAGQYAKPRSSDTEMINGVELPSYRGDMCNSEEPDPASRIPDPARLLQGYNMSAASLNLLRAFTRGGFGALDKVQAWNQEFVKESPMGRSYERLAKQISRAMKFMHNVGFNTNSPQLNEVEFYTSHEALFLGYEEALTREDSLEGGWYDCSGHMLWIGDRTRQIDGAHIEFLRGVLNPLGMKVGPNHDIDDILAIIDKLNPTNEAGRITLITRFGAKDIDKHLPSLLRAMKKEGKNVLWSCDPMHANIRKTDNGHKTRSFDDILSELRQFFELHWAEGTIPGGVHFELTGADVTECTGGARQLADEHLGRNYLTTCDPRLNAEQSLEMAFQIAEMMKN, encoded by the coding sequence ATGACAACTGCAAATAATTGGTCAAAATCGTCTTGGCGAAGTCTTCCGGTTTTGCAACAGCCAAACTGGCCAGATGAAAAAGAACTAAATAGTATTCTTCAAACGATCTCAGATTTACCGCCGTTAGTTTTTGCCGGTGAAATACGCGACTTAAAAAGTAAATTAGCCAAGGCTGTCCAGGGAGAAGCTTTTTTACTCCAAGGAGGCGATTGCTCTGAAGAATTTTGTCGCTGCACTGCTCCCAATATTAGAGATACCTTGAAGGTGTTGTTGCAGATGGCGGTTACCCTCACCTATGCCGGGGAAAAGCCGGTGATCAAGGTCGGAAGAATTGCCGGACAGTATGCTAAGCCGCGTTCCAGTGACACCGAAATGATTAATGGGGTTGAGCTCCCCAGTTACCGTGGCGATATGTGTAACTCGGAAGAACCAGATCCTGCGTCCCGTATTCCTGACCCAGCTCGACTGTTGCAGGGATATAATATGTCTGCTGCCAGTCTGAACCTGCTCCGCGCCTTTACCCGAGGTGGTTTTGGGGCCTTGGATAAGGTGCAGGCCTGGAATCAGGAGTTTGTTAAAGAATCTCCCATGGGGCGCTCCTATGAACGTCTGGCCAAACAGATCAGTCGGGCCATGAAGTTCATGCATAATGTCGGCTTTAATACGAATAGTCCTCAACTCAACGAGGTGGAGTTTTACACCTCCCATGAGGCCTTATTCCTCGGCTACGAAGAGGCCCTGACCCGTGAGGATTCCCTGGAAGGCGGTTGGTATGATTGCTCTGGCCATATGCTTTGGATCGGTGACAGGACCCGTCAGATTGATGGAGCCCATATTGAGTTTCTTCGTGGCGTTCTTAATCCCTTAGGGATGAAAGTTGGTCCGAACCATGATATTGATGACATCCTCGCCATTATTGATAAGCTGAATCCAACCAACGAAGCAGGCAGGATAACCCTGATCACTCGCTTTGGGGCAAAGGATATTGATAAACATCTTCCGTCGTTGCTCAGAGCGATGAAAAAAGAGGGGAAGAACGTTCTCTGGAGCTGCGATCCTATGCATGCTAATATCCGCAAAACAGATAACGGGCACAAGACCCGAAGTTTTGATGATATTCTTTCAGAGCTGCGTCAATTTTTTGAGTTACATTGGGCAGAAGGAACAATCCCTGGAGGCGTGCATTTTGAGCTGACCGGTGCTGATGTGACTGAATGTACTGGTGGTGCTCGTCAGCTGGCGGATGAGCATTTGGGGCGGAATTATTTGACCACCTGTGATCCTCGACTTAATGCGGAACAGTCTTTAGAAATGGCTTTCCAGATCGCAGAAATGATGAAAAATTAA
- a CDS encoding dihydropteroate synthase, translating into MAITVKGIAESINIMGTRSGSAMKERIQGPIQEMAKEETAAGGSYLDLNIGPARKDGTELMPWVVQTVEETVDTPLCLDTTNTDAMIAGFKAVKNKEAAIMNSISAQPERMEALIPVAAEAKCNVIALLWGPDGMPRDSNERAAMAVDLMMAMNEAGIPNEKILFDPIGTPMTLGADQIASGLEFMMMLADIAPGAGSTVGLSNVSNGVAEHLRKYLDRTYLIMLMKYGLSTAIVNSYDKDLMAICKGESQDLVELVHGMMDGDMPDPATLDGAALEHYKTFRCLSGQAIFSESWLDL; encoded by the coding sequence ATGGCAATAACAGTCAAAGGTATCGCCGAAAGCATCAATATCATGGGAACTCGAAGCGGTTCAGCCATGAAAGAACGTATTCAAGGACCGATCCAGGAGATGGCAAAAGAAGAGACTGCTGCCGGAGGCTCCTATCTTGATCTGAATATCGGACCGGCGCGTAAGGATGGCACCGAGTTAATGCCGTGGGTCGTGCAGACCGTGGAAGAGACTGTGGACACACCACTCTGTCTGGACACCACCAATACCGATGCTATGATTGCGGGTTTCAAAGCGGTTAAAAATAAGGAAGCCGCTATCATGAACTCCATTTCGGCACAGCCGGAACGAATGGAGGCTCTGATCCCGGTAGCTGCCGAGGCCAAATGTAATGTTATCGCCCTGCTCTGGGGACCGGATGGAATGCCACGTGATTCCAACGAGCGTGCTGCTATGGCTGTCGATCTCATGATGGCTATGAACGAAGCTGGTATTCCCAATGAGAAGATCCTGTTCGATCCTATCGGAACCCCTATGACCTTGGGCGCGGATCAGATCGCTTCCGGTCTGGAGTTCATGATGATGCTGGCGGATATCGCTCCGGGAGCCGGTTCCACAGTGGGTCTCTCCAATGTATCCAACGGCGTAGCCGAGCATCTGCGCAAATACCTTGATCGTACCTACCTGATCATGCTGATGAAATACGGTCTCAGTACCGCTATTGTCAACTCCTACGATAAAGATCTGATGGCCATCTGTAAAGGTGAGAGTCAGGATCTGGTAGAGCTGGTTCACGGCATGATGGACGGTGATATGCCTGATCCTGCTACCCTGGACGGAGCTGCACTTGAGCATTACAAGACCTTCCGTTGTCTTTCAGGTCAGGCTATCTTTTCTGAATCCTGGTTGGATCTGTAA
- the dnaN gene encoding DNA polymerase III subunit beta, with protein sequence MPFHFNIAREDLLRAINAQQQITNKKGTLAILANVLMEVENNEIVFTATDLEISLRQTVPAEVFEAGSLTIPSKKLFELARESGSPTLNFKEGEKNWINITAGSSTYKLAGMATEEFPQFEQYNEEDLVEAEGEVICDLIDKTIFSIATEKENMYNLNAALFQQLIENDKTVFRMVTSDGHRLSIMRRETGGTPLANFDKFILIPRRGIQQIRKFGEEQDTFQLGVEKKKVVLKSDNSILVIRLMEGEFPDFENILNFIPKESNIFINKILFLESLKRINLFTEDMFHAIKFELGDNQLVLTSEHADFGSARDEIAIEYSGEKLSMGFNCRYFMEALQVMEGENIQACISSNESPCLITSEDDEGFLGIIMPMKLS encoded by the coding sequence ATGCCTTTCCATTTCAATATCGCACGAGAAGACCTTCTCCGAGCAATCAATGCTCAACAACAGATAACAAATAAAAAAGGAACTCTTGCCATCTTGGCAAACGTTTTGATGGAGGTAGAGAATAATGAGATCGTTTTTACAGCAACGGATTTAGAGATAAGCCTCAGACAGACAGTACCCGCTGAAGTTTTCGAGGCTGGTAGCCTAACTATTCCTTCTAAAAAGCTCTTTGAATTGGCTCGGGAATCAGGATCTCCGACCTTGAATTTTAAAGAAGGAGAGAAGAACTGGATCAATATCACCGCAGGCAGCAGTACATATAAGCTTGCCGGTATGGCCACAGAAGAATTTCCTCAATTTGAGCAGTATAATGAAGAGGATTTGGTAGAAGCTGAAGGAGAGGTTATTTGCGATCTTATTGATAAAACAATATTTTCCATCGCAACTGAAAAAGAAAATATGTACAATCTTAACGCAGCTCTTTTTCAACAGCTTATTGAAAATGACAAAACTGTCTTTAGAATGGTGACTTCAGACGGCCATCGGCTCAGTATTATGCGCAGAGAAACTGGAGGAACGCCTCTTGCAAATTTTGATAAATTTATCTTAATTCCGAGGCGGGGGATACAGCAGATAAGAAAATTCGGAGAAGAACAGGATACCTTTCAACTCGGTGTTGAAAAGAAAAAAGTAGTTTTGAAAAGTGACAACTCCATTCTTGTGATCAGGTTGATGGAAGGGGAATTTCCAGATTTTGAAAATATCCTGAATTTCATCCCCAAAGAGAGCAATATTTTTATTAACAAAATACTTTTTCTTGAGTCCTTAAAACGAATTAATCTTTTTACTGAAGATATGTTTCATGCAATCAAATTTGAGTTGGGTGATAATCAACTGGTGTTGACTTCCGAACATGCTGATTTCGGTTCAGCAAGAGACGAAATCGCCATCGAATATTCCGGGGAAAAATTGTCTATGGGATTCAACTGCCGGTACTTCATGGAGGCGCTTCAGGTTATGGAAGGAGAAAACATCCAAGCCTGTATCAGCTCTAATGAAAGCCCATGCCTCATTACTTCAGAAGACGATGAAGGCTTTCTAGGCATCATTATGCCGATGAAACTCAGTTAG
- the cobO gene encoding cob(I)yrinic acid a,c-diamide adenosyltransferase, translated as MSKKGLILLFTGHGKGKTTAALGMTMRAAGHGMKTCFIQFIKGSWKYGEMEAMTRFREEIDFHVMGRGFTWKSDDVEKDKAAAREAWEKAKEAIMSGRYHTVVLDEFTYLLSYGMINKEEAWEVLRRRPVDLHICITGRDAVEELVELADLVTEMHPVKHPYQQGIKAQKGVEF; from the coding sequence ATGAGCAAAAAAGGACTGATCCTTCTTTTCACCGGTCATGGCAAAGGGAAAACAACTGCTGCTCTGGGGATGACCATGCGGGCCGCTGGCCATGGCATGAAAACTTGTTTTATTCAGTTTATTAAGGGAAGCTGGAAATACGGTGAGATGGAGGCCATGACTCGTTTCAGGGAGGAAATCGATTTTCATGTTATGGGGAGAGGGTTTACTTGGAAATCAGATGATGTGGAAAAAGATAAGGCGGCGGCCCGAGAGGCTTGGGAAAAGGCCAAAGAGGCCATTATGTCAGGACGCTATCATACCGTGGTGCTTGATGAGTTCACCTATCTGCTGAGCTACGGTATGATCAATAAAGAGGAGGCCTGGGAGGTGCTTCGCAGGAGGCCCGTTGACCTGCATATCTGCATCACTGGTCGTGATGCGGTGGAGGAATTGGTTGAACTTGCTGATCTGGTCACTGAAATGCACCCAGTTAAGCATCCTTATCAGCAGGGGATCAAGGCGCAGAAGGGAGTGGAGTTCTGA
- a CDS encoding PilZ domain-containing protein, producing the protein MRYNRRQFSRIKFPRPVLLDFGEKKYECSATNFSLGGMYVQGWFEQQPGDICDIKLCISETDLEMSIEAVCSVVRQDNDGLALRFTSMEPDGFLFLQEALLYRNNAHWCKQPNKTNPPVYSWKII; encoded by the coding sequence ATGAGGTACAATAGACGTCAATTTTCCCGAATTAAATTTCCTCGCCCTGTTCTCCTTGATTTTGGTGAAAAAAAATATGAATGCTCTGCGACCAATTTCAGCCTTGGTGGAATGTATGTTCAAGGATGGTTTGAACAACAGCCTGGCGACATCTGCGATATTAAATTATGCATCTCCGAAACCGATCTAGAGATGAGCATTGAGGCTGTTTGCTCCGTTGTCAGGCAGGACAATGATGGATTGGCGTTACGATTTACCTCTATGGAACCGGACGGCTTTTTATTCCTCCAAGAGGCCCTCTTGTATAGAAACAACGCCCATTGGTGCAAGCAACCAAACAAGACAAATCCTCCAGTATATAGTTGGAAAATAATTTAA
- a CDS encoding tetratricopeptide repeat protein, with protein MSRAASLSPEGEQAWLRLKQHLEWCEHFALGFIFTRHSLVLDVFRERLAAIYRARVTGLQMPILTTPEDLLRVMLPALLLPEVREQALNAPCWLDLIGESSEEWQRARLDFLIRLNEQREKLRNARNRPLILILPEQERTMVREMSPDLWTIRHFTLVTANWLEEKNALPASRPEEPGEVFSLSEYEQSLVAEWERVCGSETHDALKVAERAYKVLLKNGEYEQAAVIAAEMMSISRRIIERVGETPESLRDLSVSLDNVGGTSGRLGDFEAAQKAYQESLSIRRRIIERVGETPESLRDLSVSLNNVGGTSGRLGDFEAAQKAYQESLSISRRIIEHVGETPESLRDLSVSLNNVGGTSGRLGDFEAAQKAYQESLSIRRRIIERVGETPESLRDLSVSLDNVGGTSGRLGDFEAAQKAYQESLSIRRRIIERVGETPESLRDLSVSLNNVGGTSGRLGDFEAAQKAYQESLSISRRIIERVGETPESLRDLSVSLNNVGGTSGRLGDFEAAQKAYQESLSIRRRIIERVGETPESLRDLSVSLDNVGGTSGRLGDFEAAQKAYQESLSISRRIIERVGETPESLRDLSVSLDNVGGTSGRLGDFEAAQKAYQESLSIRRRIIERVGETPESLRDLSVSLNNVGGTSGRLGDFEAAQKAYQESLSISRRIIERVGETPESLRDLSVSLNNVGGTSGRLGDFEAAQKAYQESLSISRRIIERVGETPESLRDLSVSLNNVGGTSGRLGDFEAAQKAYQESLSISRRIIERVGETPESLRDLSVSLNNVGGTSGRLGDFEAAQKAYQESLSISRRIIERVGETPESLRDLSVSLNNVGGTSGRLGDFEAAQKAYQESLSIRRRIIERVGETPESLRDLSVSLYKAGQISTELGKKEEARRNFQEGLHIAEALAKALPDQIDYNELPGYFLKELATLED; from the coding sequence ATGAGCAGGGCCGCATCCCTTTCCCCGGAGGGTGAACAGGCTTGGCTCCGTTTGAAGCAGCATCTGGAATGGTGTGAACATTTCGCCCTCGGCTTTATTTTTACCCGCCATTCTCTGGTTCTTGACGTTTTCCGTGAACGGCTTGCCGCCATCTACCGGGCCAGAGTAACCGGCCTGCAAATGCCCATCCTTACCACCCCTGAAGACCTGCTCCGGGTTATGCTGCCTGCATTATTATTGCCCGAGGTTCGCGAACAGGCTTTGAACGCCCCCTGTTGGCTTGACCTGATCGGTGAGTCGTCTGAGGAATGGCAACGGGCCCGGCTTGACTTTCTGATTCGTCTTAATGAGCAGCGAGAAAAGCTGCGCAATGCCCGTAATCGGCCTTTGATCCTCATCCTTCCTGAACAGGAAAGAACTATGGTACGGGAGATGAGCCCGGATTTGTGGACGATTCGTCATTTCACCTTGGTGACAGCAAATTGGTTGGAGGAAAAGAATGCATTGCCTGCTTCCCGACCGGAGGAGCCGGGTGAGGTCTTTTCTTTGTCCGAATATGAGCAGTCATTGGTGGCAGAATGGGAGCGGGTATGCGGGTCTGAAACCCATGATGCCTTGAAGGTTGCGGAACGAGCCTATAAGGTGTTGTTGAAAAATGGGGAATATGAGCAGGCTGCGGTTATTGCCGCTGAGATGATGTCCATCAGTCGGCGGATCATCGAACGTGTGGGAGAGACGCCGGAATCACTCCGCGATCTCTCGGTATCCCTGGACAATGTTGGCGGCACCTCCGGGAGGCTGGGTGATTTTGAAGCGGCCCAGAAGGCCTATCAGGAAAGTCTCTCCATCAGGAGGCGGATCATCGAACGTGTGGGAGAGACGCCGGAATCACTCCGCGATCTCTCGGTTTCATTAAATAATGTTGGCGGCACCTCCGGGAGGCTGGGTGATTTTGAAGCGGCCCAGAAGGCCTATCAGGAAAGTCTCTCCATCAGTCGGCGGATCATCGAACATGTGGGAGAGACGCCGGAATCACTCCGCGATCTCTCGGTTTCATTAAATAATGTTGGCGGCACCTCCGGGAGGCTGGGTGATTTTGAAGCGGCCCAGAAGGCCTATCAGGAAAGTCTCTCCATCAGGAGGCGGATCATCGAACGTGTGGGAGAGACGCCGGAATCACTCCGCGATCTCTCGGTATCCCTGGACAATGTTGGCGGCACCTCCGGGAGGCTGGGTGATTTTGAAGCGGCCCAGAAGGCCTATCAGGAAAGTCTCTCCATCAGGAGGCGGATCATCGAACGTGTGGGAGAGACGCCGGAATCACTCCGCGATCTCTCGGTTTCATTAAATAATGTTGGCGGCACCTCCGGGAGGCTGGGTGATTTTGAAGCGGCCCAGAAGGCCTATCAGGAAAGTCTCTCCATCAGTCGGCGGATCATCGAACGTGTGGGAGAGACGCCGGAATCACTCCGCGATCTCTCGGTTTCATTAAATAATGTTGGCGGCACCTCCGGGAGGCTGGGTGATTTTGAAGCGGCCCAGAAGGCCTATCAGGAAAGTCTCTCCATCAGGAGGCGGATCATCGAACGTGTGGGAGAGACGCCGGAATCACTCCGCGATCTCTCGGTATCCCTGGACAATGTTGGCGGCACCTCCGGGAGGCTGGGTGATTTTGAAGCGGCCCAGAAGGCCTATCAGGAAAGTCTCTCCATCAGTCGGCGGATCATCGAACGTGTGGGAGAGACGCCGGAATCACTCCGCGATCTCTCGGTATCCCTGGACAATGTTGGCGGCACCTCCGGGAGGCTGGGTGATTTTGAAGCGGCCCAGAAGGCCTATCAGGAAAGTCTCTCCATCAGGAGGCGGATCATCGAACGTGTGGGAGAGACGCCGGAATCACTCCGCGATCTCTCGGTTTCATTAAATAATGTTGGCGGCACCTCCGGGAGGCTGGGTGATTTTGAAGCGGCCCAGAAGGCCTATCAGGAAAGTCTCTCCATCAGTCGGCGGATCATCGAACGTGTGGGAGAGACGCCGGAATCACTCCGCGATCTCTCGGTTTCATTAAATAATGTTGGCGGCACCTCCGGGAGGCTGGGTGATTTTGAAGCGGCCCAGAAGGCCTATCAGGAAAGTCTCTCCATCAGTCGGCGGATCATCGAACGTGTGGGAGAGACGCCGGAATCACTCCGCGATCTCTCGGTTTCATTAAATAATGTTGGCGGCACCTCCGGGAGGCTGGGTGATTTTGAAGCGGCCCAGAAGGCCTATCAGGAAAGTCTCTCCATCAGTCGGCGGATCATCGAACGTGTGGGAGAGACGCCGGAATCACTCCGCGATCTCTCGGTTTCATTAAATAATGTTGGCGGCACCTCCGGGAGGCTGGGTGATTTTGAAGCGGCCCAGAAGGCCTATCAGGAAAGTCTCTCCATCAGTCGGCGGATCATCGAACGTGTGGGAGAGACGCCGGAATCACTCCGCGATCTCTCGGTTTCATTAAATAATGTTGGCGGCACCTCCGGGAGGCTGGGTGATTTTGAAGCGGCCCAGAAGGCCTATCAGGAAAGTCTCTCCATCAGGAGGCGGATCATCGAACGTGTGGGAGAGACGCCGGAATCACTCCGCGATCTCTCGGTTTCTTTGTACAAGGCGGGGCAAATATCTACTGAACTCGGTAAAAAAGAAGAAGCCCGCAGAAATTTCCAGGAAGGGCTCCATATCGCCGAAGCCCTGGCAAAGGCCCTTCCCGATCAGATTGACTATAATGAGCTTCCCGGTTATTTTCTCAAGGAACTTGCTACCCTTGAGGATTGA